A stretch of DNA from Campylobacteraceae bacterium:
GAAGAAAATAGTATTTTCCATCCTAAATCTTTGTAGTACTCTTCAAATTTTTCTACATCAGAGTCAAGGGTAATCAAACGTTTAAAGTTATCTTTGATGGCTTCATATAAATTATTAAATTGTTTTGCTTCATCCAGACCGTTCTTTTTTAGAAGTGCCCATTGTATAATAGCTGTTTCAAAAAGTGAGGTAGGAGTATCTGCATTAAACTCTATTAGTTTTATCGCTTTTCCATCCATTCCTCCTGCTAAATCAAAGCGTGAATATAAATGCCAGTGTACATCTTCTTCCCATGATTCTTTAATTATTTCTACTAAATTAAAAGGAATATTGATATCATGAAATAAATCATTATCTATAACATATTGTCCTGCTTCACAAAACATATCATAAAGCTCATTTGTTGCTTCATAATAAGCGTTGGCTTCATCTTCACTCAAAACTACAACATCATTTGAAATATAAGAGCTTTTATCAAGATCTGTATGCCAAGAAAATCCTATAGATTCTAAGTATTCATTACTTAAAGGTTCAAGTTGTTTTAATTTCATCTTTAACCTCCAAAAAATGAAGAACGTTTTTTACTGCTGTTAGAAGAACCAAAAAAACCACTTTTTTTAGAGCTTGAACTTGATCTTGACGCACTTGATTTAGCTTTAGAAAAACTACTTTTTGATTTTGAATACGTAGATGGAGATTTATATTGAGTTCTTCTTTGACTTTGGTAGTTTGAATTATTGAATAATTTATTTCCAATGTAAGAGCCAATCATTGCTCCAGCAACAGAAGATAATAATACTCCCCCTAATCCCATACCACCATTACCTGATGACATTTCTGGGTTGGTTAAAGCAGACGTTCCATTTTGAATTTTTACATCTTCTTCTCGAACCAGTGCATCAATTTCTGCTTTAGATAAGATACGTTCAGTTCCATCTGGTTTTCGTAAAACAATAGTAGTATTTGCGCTTGGAAATTCATCAACAATTGCATAAGAACCATTTATTTCTTCTTGTATGATTACAAAAGCACCTTGTTTTTGGCTGGCATTCGTAAAAGCATCATTTTTTTGGGAATTTTTGTCTTCACAACCTACTAAACCCATAACTAATATAGCGCCAAGTCCACCAACCATTGCATAATTCGATATTTTCTTAATGTGTTTCATTATTTTCCTTTAAAGCTTGTCTCATAATTTCAATTGTTTTTGTATCTATTGTTTCTTTTAAAAAATATTCTAAGGCCAATACTCCTTGGTATAAAAGCATATCTTCCCCATCTTTTACTGGTAACTTTTCTTTTTTTGCTAAAGCTAAAAAAGGTGTTTCTTTTCCATAAATACAGTCAAATGCATAATGTGCATTTAAAAACACATTTTCTAGTTTCTGCATTGGTAAGGGATATTTTTGGTCTTTCAATCCAGCGCTGGTCGCATTAACAACTAAATCATAAGCATTTAATCTAAAATCATCCCAAGTAAAGGTTTTTATATCATTTTCTTTAAAAAAAGCAAGTTTTTCAGGAGAGCGGTTAACTACAGTTACATCATAATTTTTTTCCTGTAAACTTAAAGCAATGGCTTTTGCCGTTCCTCCCGCTCCTAAAATAAGAACCTTTTTAACATTATTGAATACTTGTATGGCTTTTATAAAACCTGCTCCATCTGTATTATAAGCAATGATTTTATCATTTTCTTTTACATAAGTATTAACTGCTTGTATTTTTTGCGCAATTCCTCTTACTTCATCTGCTTCTAAATAAGCCGTTTCTTTATGTGGAACTGTTATATTAGCTCCTTTAAACCCTTCTTTATTAAATACATCTTTAATAGTACTTGCATTTGTTAATAAATATTTTTCATATTTATTATCATAATTTAAATGCTTAAATGCAGCATTGTGCATTTGAGGGGATTTTGAGTGTTCAACAGGGTTGCCAAAGATAACGAATCTATTTTTTTGCATTGTTTTCCTTTTAAAAAAGGATTTTAACACAAAATCAACTAAGAAGATATTAAAATATACAAAAGAATTTTAAAGGTTAATATATGTATCGTATTGAAAGTTTTTTTAGCGATAAAAATGATGGCAATATAGCTTACCATGTGGGCGATATTGTAAAGAATGTTAATGAAAATAGAAATGAGCTCTCTTTAAAACACAGTTTTAATGTAAATAATATAATGTATATGAATCAAGTACATGGAGATAAAATCCAAATAGTACATAATGGCTCTTCTAGACACAGTCTTGATTGTGATGCTTTAATAACACAGGAAAAAGGTCTGTATTTGATGGTTATGGTTGCTGATTGTATTCCTATACTTATTAAAGATTCAAAAAAAGGTGTTGTAGCAGCTGTTCATGCGGGGAGGAAATCAAGTTTTTTAAAAATTGTTGAAAAGGTAGTATTGAGAATGAAAAAAGAGTTCTCTTCTAAGGCGTGTGATATTGAAGTAGAATTTGGGCCTTCTATACAAGTTTGTTGTTATGAAGTTGATGAAGAAATGCAAGATTTTGTAAAAAATAACTTTGGAGCGGAATTTTGTAAAGGTAAAAATATAAATTTACAAGAAATAAATAAAAAAATGCTAAATGATTTGGGTGTAAATAAAATCATTCTTTCAAATCATTGCACAAAATGTGGAGAAAAAAAATATTTCTCATATAGAAACAATTCAAAATGTGGTCGTTTTGCTGGTTTTATAGGTATAAAATAATAATTAATTTTATTTATTACATAATTATGTAAATATTATGTAGATATCATGTAATTATCATGTATCTTAAGCTTAAAGAAAACTTTTTATGTGAAGTAATACCATGTTTTTATTATAATTAAGTTACATTTTGTTACAATTCTTTCAAATAACATATAGGGTTATAAAAATATCAAGGATTATTAAATGAGCAAAACAGTAACAAAAGAAGAAGCATTAGATTATCACCAGTATCCAAAACCTGGTAAATTAGCGATATCAACAACAACAAACCTAAGTACACAAAGAGATCTTTCTTTAGCATATACTCCTGGTGTTGCTCATCCTTGTTTAGCTATTCAAGATGATCCACAAAATGCATATAAATATACAGCGAAAAGAAATCTTGTTGCTGTTATCTCAAATGGTACTGCTGTTTTAGGTCTTGGTGACATTGGTGCACTTGCTTCAAAACCAGTTATGGAAGGGAAATCAGTTTTATTTAAAGCTTTTGCTGCTGTTGATTCTTTTGATATTGAAGTGGATGAAAAAGATGTTGATGAGTTTTGTAAAGTTGTAAAAGCAATCGCTCCTACTTTTGGTGGAATCAATTTAGAAGATATTTCTGCACCTTCTTGTTTTGAAATTGAGAGAAGATTAGTAGAAGATTTAGATATCCCTGTAATGCATGATGATCAACACGGAACGGCTATTATTACAACTGCTGGTTTAATTAATGCCTGTGAATTATTAGGTAAAAAATTAGAGCATTTAAAAGTAGTAGTAATTGGAGCTGGTGCGGCTGCAATATCTTGTTCACGAATGTATAAACATGTTGGAGTTACAAATATTATTATGTGTGATTCTAAAGGTGTTATACATAAAGGAAGAACAGATTTAAATCAATACAAAGAAGAATTTGCAATTGATGAAGAAATGAGTTTTGATGATGCATTTAGAGGAGCTGATGTTGTTTTAGGTTTATCAAAACCAGGTTCATTTGGAATTGAGCACATTGCTTTATTATCTGATAAACCTATTGTTTTTGCTTTATCTAATCCTACTCCTGAAGTATTTCCAGTTGATATTTTAAAAGTTAGACCAGATGCTATTGTTGGTACTGGACGAAGTGATTTTAATAAT
This window harbors:
- a CDS encoding malate dehydrogenase; protein product: MSKTVTKEEALDYHQYPKPGKLAISTTTNLSTQRDLSLAYTPGVAHPCLAIQDDPQNAYKYTAKRNLVAVISNGTAVLGLGDIGALASKPVMEGKSVLFKAFAAVDSFDIEVDEKDVDEFCKVVKAIAPTFGGINLEDISAPSCFEIERRLVEDLDIPVMHDDQHGTAIITTAGLINACELLGKKLEHLKVVVIGAGAAAISCSRMYKHVGVTNIIMCDSKGVIHKGRTDLNQYKEEFAIDEEMSFDDAFRGADVVLGLSKPGSFGIEHIALLSDKPIVFALSNPTPEVFPVDILKVRPDAIVGTGRSDFNNQVNNVIGFPFIFRGALDVQARKINMEMKTAAAHAIANLAKEEVPKEVQDIFGGNVKFSTDYIIPKAFDKRLIVEVSSAVAQAAFESGVARVTEFNLEAYRKELATLI
- a CDS encoding shikimate dehydrogenase — translated: MQKNRFVIFGNPVEHSKSPQMHNAAFKHLNYDNKYEKYLLTNASTIKDVFNKEGFKGANITVPHKETAYLEADEVRGIAQKIQAVNTYVKENDKIIAYNTDGAGFIKAIQVFNNVKKVLILGAGGTAKAIALSLQEKNYDVTVVNRSPEKLAFFKENDIKTFTWDDFRLNAYDLVVNATSAGLKDQKYPLPMQKLENVFLNAHYAFDCIYGKETPFLALAKKEKLPVKDGEDMLLYQGVLALEYFLKETIDTKTIEIMRQALKENNETH
- the pgeF gene encoding peptidoglycan editing factor PgeF, with the protein product MYRIESFFSDKNDGNIAYHVGDIVKNVNENRNELSLKHSFNVNNIMYMNQVHGDKIQIVHNGSSRHSLDCDALITQEKGLYLMVMVADCIPILIKDSKKGVVAAVHAGRKSSFLKIVEKVVLRMKKEFSSKACDIEVEFGPSIQVCCYEVDEEMQDFVKNNFGAEFCKGKNINLQEINKKMLNDLGVNKIILSNHCTKCGEKKYFSYRNNSKCGRFAGFIGIK